The genomic segment CGGCGCCGACCCGGCGGTTGATGCGGATTGCATGAGCTCTCCTCTCGTCCCCCGAGTTCAGCGGCCTCCCCAGCCGCCCGAGGAGATTCCTACCCACCGCCGAGGGCGGAACGCGAGGTTCCGCTTAGCGATCGAAAGACCCGAAGCGAACGACCCGGGTCCGGCACCGCTATGCCTGTTCGATCCTGACGACGTTGCCCGCCGGGTCGCGAACCGCGCAGTCGCGAACGCCCCAGAACTGATCCGCAGGCTCCTGCAGGACCTCGGCGTTCTCGGCCGCGGCGATCCGCTCGAACGTCGCGTCGAGGTCGGTGCTGCGGAGCATCAGCGAGCCGAGCTCGCCCTTCGCGAGCAGCGCGGCGATCGCGTCGCCGTCCTGCTGCGAGCGACCCGCGTGCGGCTCGGAGAGCACGACCTGGATCTCGGGCTGCTCTTCGGTCGCGAGCGTGACCCAACGGAAGCCGCCGTTCTCGACCTCGTTCTTGACGGACATGCCTATGACGTCGCGGTAGAAGCCGACGGCCGCATCCGGGTCGTCGACGATCACGTGGACGCCACTGATCGAAACGTTCATGGCGACCAAGCTAGGCCGGGGGAGCGGCCGGCGCTTCTCGAGAACTGCTCGATCGCTCGATCGGCGCCTGCCGCTTGCGCGGTCGCATGACCGCCATCGTCTGACAGGCGAGCAGTCCGCGGACCTCGTCGTGGTCGCGGGCGCGGTAGGCCGAAGGCGTCTCGCCGACGAGCTCGGTGAAGCGAGCCGAGAACGATCCGAGGCTCGTGCAGCCGACCTCGAAGCAGACTTCGGTGACGCTCAGCTCGCGCTCTCGCAGCAGCGCCTTCGCGCGCTCGACCCGGCGCGTCATCAGATACGAGTACGGCGTCTCCGAATAGGCCTCGCGAAAGCGGCGGCTGAAGTGCGCCGTCGACATCAGCGCCGTCCGCGCGAGCGCGGCGACGTCCAGCGGCTCCGCGTACTCGCGGTCCATCCGGTCGCGGGCGCGGCGCAGCAGCCGCAGCTCTTCGAGATCGGCGCGCCGAGCCATCGAGGTCACCTTCGCAGAGAACGAAGAGAGCAGTTTCCGAGAAACACGGGCTTGCGAGGGCGCCTAGTCTGAGCGCCCAATGAAGGCTGACAGCCACGATCTGATCCGCGTCCACGGCGCCCGCGTCAACAACCTCAAGGACGTCAGCGTCGAGCTGCCGAAGCGACGGCTGACCGCGTTCACGGGCGTCTCGGGATCGGGCAAGAGCTCGCTCGTCTTCGGGACGATCGCGGCCGAGTCGCAGCGGCTTATCAACGAGACCTACAGCGCCTTCCTCCAGGGCTTCATGCCGACCCAGGCGCGCCCGGACGTCGACGTCCTCGACGGGCTGACGACGGCGATCATCGTAAGCCAGGAGCGGATGGGCTCGGACCCGCGCTCGACCGTCGGTACCGCGACCGACGCCAACGCGATGCTGCGGATCCTGTTCAGCCGGCTCGGCAAGCCGCACATCGGCCCGCCCGCCGCGTACTCGTTCAACGTCGCATCGGTTTCCGGCAAGGGCGGCATCTCGGTCGGCGGCGGCGAGATGAAGGCCGTGAGCTACACGCGGACCGGAGGCATGTGCCCGCACTGCGAGGGCCGCGGCACGGTCTCGGACTTCAACCTCGCCGCTATCTATGACGAGGAGAAGTCGCTCAACGAGGGCGCGATCACGATCCCCGGCTACTCGATGGAGGGCTGGTACGGGCGGATCTTCCGCCAGTCGGGCTTCTTCGACCCCGACAAGCCGATCAAGAAGTACACGAAGAAGGAGCTCGCCGACCTGCTCCACAAGGAGCCGACGAAGATCAAGGTCGAGGGCATCAACCTGACCTACTCGGGCCTGATCCCGTCGATCCGCAAGTCGTTCCTGTCGAAGGACCGCGAGGCGATGCAGCCGCACATCGGCGCGTTCGTCGACCGCGCGATCGTCTTCACGACCTGCCCCGAGTGCGACGGCACGCGACTGTCCGAGGCGGCACGCTCGTCGAAGATCCGCCAGAAGTCGATCGCCGACGTCTGCGCGATGGAGATCACCGAGCTCGCCGAGTGGGTGAGCAAGGTCGAGAACAAGGCGGTCGCGCCGCTCGTCACCTCACTTCAGGAGCTGCTCGACTCGTTCGTCGCGATCGGTCTCGGCTACCTCTCACTAGACCGGCCGGCCGGGACGCTGTCGGGCGGCGAGGCGCAGCGGACGAAGATGATCCGCCACCTCGGCTCGTCGCTGACCGACATCACCTACGTCTTCGACGAGCCGACGATCGGCCTCCATCCGCACGACATTGCGCGGATGAACGAGCTGCTCGTCCAGCTGCGCGACAAGGGCAACACGGTGCTCGTCGTCGAGCACAAGCCGGAGGCGATCGAGATCGCCGACCACGTCGTCGACATCGGCCCGGGCGCAGGTTCTGATGGCGGCGAGATCGTCTTCGAGGGGAGCGTCGCTCAGCTCCGAAAGGCGAAGACTCCGACCGGGCAGCATCTCGACGACCGCGCGCAGCTCAAGGACGAGGTGCGCGAGCCGGATGGCGCGCTCGAGATCCGTGGCGCCGACACGCACAACCTGAGGAACGTCGATGTCGGCATCCCGCTGGGCGTGCTCGTCGTCATGACCGGAGTCGCGGGTTCGGGCAAGAGCTCGCTGATCGACGGCTCGGTCGCCGGGCTCGAAGACGTCGTGACGGTGGATCAGACAGGGATCCGCGGCTCGCGGCGCTCGAACCCCGCCACCTACACGAAGTTGCTCGACCCGATCCGCAAGGCGTTCGCGAAGGCCAACGACGTCAAACCCGGCCTGTTCAGCGCCAACTCCGACGGCGCCTGCCCGAACTGCAACGGCGCCGGCGTGGTCTACGCCGACCTCGGGATGATGCAGGGGGCTGCCGCGACCTGTGAGGAATGCGACGGTAAGCGCTTCCAGGCCGAGGTGCTCGAGTACCGCTTCGGCGGCAAGGACATCTCAGAGGTGCTCGCGATGTCGGTCGCCGAGGCGGAGACGTTCTTCGGCGATGGCGACGGCGCGATCCCGGCCGCGCACAAGATCCTCGTCCGCCTGCGCGACGTCGGACTCGGCTACCTGCGGATCGGACAGCCGCTGACGACTCTCTCGGGTGGTGAGCGCCAGCGGCTGAAGCTCGCGGTCCAGATGTCGGAGAAGGGCAAGGTCCTCGTCCTCGACGAACCGACGACCGGCCTCCACCTCGCCGACGTCGAGCAGCTCCTCGGCCTACTCGACCAGCTCGTCGACGACGGGCGCTCGGTGATCGTGATCGAGCACCATCAGGCGGTCATGGCCCACGCCGACTGGATCATCGACCTCGGACCGGGCGCCGGCCAGGATGGCGGCCGGATCGTCTTCGAGGGCACGCCGCGCGAGCTCGTCGAGAAGCGATCGACCCTGACCGGCGAGCACCTGGCCGAGTACGTCGGGGCGTAGGCCCGGCGTTAGGTCCGCTCCCCGGCGCGCTCGGCCGCGTGCTCGAGTCCGACGCGCAGGATCCCCGCCATCTCGTCGAAGATCTCCGGTCCCGCGGTCAGCGGCGGCGCGATCTGGACGATCGGGTCGGCGCGGTCGTCGAGGCGGCAGATCATCCCCTGCTCGAAGAGCTTCTCCGACAGGACGTCCTTGAGCAGCCACTCGGCGACCTCGCCCTCGAATGGCTCCTTGGTCTCCGAGTCGCGGACGATCTCGAGCGCCCAGAAGTGGCCCATGCCGCGGACATCGCCGACGATCGGGATGTCGAGGAGCCCCTCGAGCGCCTGCTTGGCCTTGGCCTCGTTCGAGCGCACGTTCTCGAACACGCCCTCGCGCTCGAAGATCTCGATCGACTTCAGCGCCACGGCCGAGCCGACCGGGTGGCCACCGAACGTGATGCCGTGCAGGTATGACGAGCGCCCGTCGAGGAACGGCGCCGCGACCTTGTCGGAGACCATCAGCCCGCCCATCGCGAAGTGGGCTCCGGTGACGCCCTTCGCGAACGTGATCAGGTCCGGCTCGTAGCCGAGGCGCTGGGCACCGAACCACTCGCCGATCCGGCCGAAGGCGCAGATGACCTCGTCCGAGCACAGCAGGATCCCATGGCGATCGCAGATCTGGCGCAGCCCCTGCCAGTAGCCGGGAGGCGGCACGAGGCAGCCTCCGGCGTTCTGGACCGGCTCGGCGATGATCATCGCGACGGTCTCGGGACCCTCGAACTCGATCGCGTCCTCGACCTCGTCGAGCAGCGCGCGGGTGAAGGCCTCGTCGCCCTCGCCACCGGCCGGGTGGCGGTAGGCGTTGGTCGAGGAGACGTGGTGGACCGGGACGGCGAGCGGCTCGAACGCCGTCCGGCACGACGGGATGCCGGTGAACGAGAGCGCCCCCATCGTCACGCCGTGGTAGGCGTCGCGGCGCGCGATCGCCTTGCGGCGCTGCGGTTGGCCCTGGGCCTCGTGCCACTGGCGGGCGATCTTCCATGCGGACTCGACGGCCTCGGAGCCGCCCGAGGTGAAGAAGACGCGGTTGAGGTGCGACGGCGCACGCTCGGCCAGAGCGGTGGCGAGCTCGACGGCCGGCGGGTGGGCGACGGTCCAGTTCGAGGTGTAGGGCAGGCGCGCCATCTGCTCCGCGGCGGCCTCTCCGATCTCGGCGCCGTGGGAGTGGCCGAGGTTGAGGCAGTAGAGGCCCGAGAGACCGTCGATGAACGAGCGCCCGGAGGCGTCGGTGACCCGGTACCCCTCGCCCTCGACGATCAGCGGGATCTCGTGGCCGTCGCCGTAGGAGGCCATGTCGGAGAAGTGGAGGATCATGTGCTCGCGCGCCTTGCGCTGCAGGCGGCGGTACTCCTCCGGCACCTCCGCGGGGCTGGAGAGATCCTCCAGCGAGGGTTCTGATCGCCCGACGTCGGTGGTCTCGGTCATCTCGAAAGCTCCTTCTCGCACTGCCGGCCGAGCGCCGGCGGCGGGGCGAATCGGCGCCTTCTCCTAAAAGCGCGCCGCCGTTCACGGCGGGCCCCTCCTCCGAACAAGGATGGCACGCCAGACGCTGTGTCGGGCGTGCGCCGAATCGTTTTGGACGCCCTGTACCAATCGAGCCTCGCCGATTCGACAGCGCGCTCGCGAGCGCATCGACGCGGCGGAGTAGGTTGGGAGACAGGTGAAGCTCTACGTCTGCTGGAACGCAAAGCCGGGCTTGCCGATCGGCGGCGGAATGCACCCGTGCGGCAAGGCCTACAAGGCGCTCGCCGACAACGGCTACGACCCCGAGGTCGTGAAGGTCAAGGGCTCGCGGATGCTGCCCGGCAAGATCGGTGAGACGTCGGGGCGGCGCGAGATCGAGGAGCTCACCGGCAGGCAGACGGTCCCCGTCCTCGTGACCGACAACGGCGCCGTGATCGCCGAGTCGAGCGAGATCGTCGCCTGGGCACAGGCCAACCCGGCCTGAGCCACTCGACGCGCGCCGATCAGAGCCGAGCAGTCGTCGGTCGGGTGGCGAATACGCGCCACCTGCTGGCCGTAGATCGTCGCTCGACCGATCGATCGCAAACGCGATCGTCGACAACGCACGGTCCGCGGCATTGACCTTGTGGTCAATTGCACTTTGATCTAGGCTCGCGGCATGGAACCGACGTCCGCCCCCACCACGCCCGCAAGCTCGACCCCTTCGCCGAACGGCCGGGCACCTGCCGCCGGCGGGCGCGGCGAGTACGACGCGATCGTCGTCGGCGGTGGTCACAACGGGCTGACGACGGGCGCATACCTGGCGCGGGCCGGACTGCGGACGCTGATCCTCGAGCGCCGCCACATCCTCGGCGGCGCCTGCGTGACAGAGGAGGTCTGGCCGGGCGCCCGCGTATCGCGGGCCTCCTACGTCGTCTCGATGCTGCAGCCGAAGGTCGTCTCGGACCTGCGGTTGCGCGACTTCGGCTACGAGGCCTATCCGCTCGACCCGGCCTACGTCGCGCTGACCGAGAACGGCCCGATCTTCTTCCATGACGACACGGACAAGACGGTCGAGTCGATCCGCAAGCACTCGCCTCGCGACGCCGAGGCCTACCCCGAGTTCGAAGAGGTGCTCGGACGCGCTGCCCGCTTCGTGCGCCCGATGATGCTGAAGGCGATGCCGGCGCTCGGCTCGCGCCGCCCGGCCGACGTCGCCGGGCTGCTGCGTGAGGCCGGGCGCGCCGGCGGCATGGCCATGCGCGAGGTCCACGAGCTCGTCCGCGTCTTCACCCAGTCAGTCGGCGACATGCTCGACGACCGCTTCGAGCTCGACGGCCTCAAGGGCTCGGTCGCCTCGACCGGGGTCGTCGGCGTCTGGGCCGGCCCCCGCACGCCCGGGACCGCCTACAACCTCCTCCACCACGCGCTCGGCGAGATGAACGGCGTCGAGGGCGCCTGGGGACAGGTGATCGGCGGCATGGGCGCGATCTCGATGGCGATCGCGCGCGCGGCGGAGTCGCACGGCGCCGAGATCCGGACCGACGCGGAGGTCGCCTCGATCGACGTCGTCGGTGGCGAGGTCAAGGGGGTGACGCTCGCGGACGGCACCGAGTTCCGGGCGCCCATCGTCGCCTCGGGCGCGCACCCCAAGACGACGATCCTCGACCTCGCCGGCGCGGAGAACTTCCCCGAGGACGTAGTCACCGACATGCGCCGCTACAAGACCCGCGGCGGCTCGGTGAAGGTCAACCTCGTGCTCTCCGAGCCGCCTCGCTACGAGGGTGTGAGTGAAGAGGACGCGAAGCTGATGCTCACCGCGGGCGTCAACCTCTGCCCCTCGATCGACTACCTCGAGCGTGCCTGGCAGGACGCGACGCGCGGGATCCCGGCGCGCGAGCCCTACGTCGAGGCCGAGCTGCCGTCGGCGATCGACTCGTCACTGACCGATGACGGGCGCTGGATCATGACGATGTTCACCCAGTACGGCCCGCCCGACGAGGCGGCCTGGGAGGGCGACGCGCGCGAGCGCTACGGCGATGCCTGCGTCGAGCATCTCGCCCGCTACGCGCCGAACGTCCCCGGCGCGATCCTCGAGCGCGAGGTCCTCGCGCCGCCGGACCTCGAGCGGATCTTCGGACTCGTCGACGGCTCGATCTTCCAGGGCGAGCAGGGGCTCGACCAGATGGCCTTCATGCGCCCGTCGCCGCTGCTCAGCCAGTACTCGACGCCCGTCTCGGGGCTATATCTCGCCGGCGCGGGGACCCACCCCGGCGGCGGTGTCACAGCCGCCTCCGGCCACAACGCCGCCCAGCGGATCCTCAAGGACCGCCAGGGTCTGCGTGGGCGCCTACGGCGCCGGATGCGCGCGAGCGCGTAGCGCAACCACTTCGCGGAGTCCGGCGCGGCGCACCGTCCGCGCCGCGCCGGGCGCTCGCGAAGCCAGGTTCAGCCCGGCTTCGCGAAGACCTGGACGTAGTAGGCGCCCCAGGGCCCGCCGGTGGCGTAGCCGCCACCGATCTGCGTGTAGTTGCGGCTGAGGATGTTCGCCTTGTGGCCTGAGCTGGCCATCCAGCCCTCGCACGCCGCGGCCGGGTCCGGGTAGCCGGCGGCGATGTTCTCGCCGATCCACGAGAGCCGCAGCTTCGGCGCGACCGCCTTCACGCGGTCGCCCGGCCCGTCGCCGTTCGGGCTCGTGTGGTCGAAGTAGCCGCGCTCGGACATGTCGCGCGCGTGCCGGCGCGCCGCCTTGGCGAGCGCGCTCGAACCTTCGAGCCTCGGTAGCCCTGCCTCGCGCCGGGCGTCGTTCGCACAGCGGCGGATCTGCCGCTCGGCGCGCTGGAGACCCCGCCCGGCCGTCTGGGCCGGACTCGACGCCGGACTCGAAGTCGCGCTCGCTGCCGCGGCCGTCGCCTTCAGCCCCGCCGGCGCGTCGACGGAGGCGACCGCCGACGGCGCGAGGGCGCATCCCAAGCCGAGGCTCGCGGCGATCCATGCCGCCCGGATCCTGAACTTCCTGCTCATCTCACCCCCCTGCGCCGCCGTCGGTCTCCGCCGCATCGATCGCCCGCGACGGCGGGTCGCTGGAGCCGGGGGTCAGGAACCTGGACGGATCACCGGTTCGCGGGCGCCGCGGAGCCGCGCGAGCGCCCGAAGACGAGCGAAGCGGCGGCCGCCCCGGACAGCAGCGCGACGAACCCGCAGAAGACCGTGCCGGCCTCGACGAGATCGGTCGCCTGCGCGAGCACGCCGATGCCGACGACGGGGATCGACAGCGCGACGTAGGCGACTACGAAGAGGCTCGAGGTGACCGCGGCGCGCTGCTCCTCCGGCGCCGCGCTGGCCACCATGCCGAGGCTCGCCGCAAACCCGAGCCCCTGGCCGAACCCGCAGACGAGAGCCGCGAGGACGACGAGCGCGAGGATCTCGGCCAGGAGCGCAGTCGACAGAACGGCGACGCCGGCGATCAGCACGATGCACCCGCCCGCCAGCGCGAACGCGTCGGGGATCGCGCGACGCGTGAGCTGCCCGGCGATCGAGCCGCTGAAGGCGAGCAGGACGACTCCCCCGATCGCCGCACCGTTGCTCACGCCGAGCACCTGGCCGAGGAACGCGGGCGAGATCGCGGTGAAGAGTCCGAGCACCGCGAACCCGGCGAAGCTCGCCGTCGCGGCGCGGACGAAGGTGGCCCGGACGCCGGCCGGAACCTCGAGCGCCTGGGGCCGGATCGAGAAGCGACCGCCGGCCTCCCCCGGCTCGCGCACCGACCAGACGCCGAGCGCCGAGACCGCGAGCAGCACGATGTGGATCAGGAAGACGAGCCGCAGCGGATCGGGCAGCAGCTCCGAGACGATCCCGGCGAGCGGAGGTCCGAGTCCCAGGCCGCCCATGTTGACGACGGTCGCTACGAGCGAGGCGCGGCCCTGGTCGCCGTTCGGTGCAAGGTCGAGCAGCGCGGCCGTCGCGGTGCCGGTGAACAGGCCGGCCGACAGACCCGAGAGGAAGCGGCCGGCGAGGATCGGCGCGAGGCCCTCGGCGAGCAGGAAGCACACGGCGCTCAACGCTCCGAACGCGAGGCCCGCGAGCAGGACGGGCTTGCGCCCGATCCGATCGGAGAGGTTGCCGAACAGGACGAGTCCTGCGATCACGCCGACGCCGTAGGTCGCGAAGATCACGGTGACCGTCAGGCCGGAGAACCCGAACTCCGCCTCGTAGAGCGGGTAGAGCGGAGTCGGCAGCGTCGTCCCCGCCATCGCGACGAGGAACGCGAACGCGACGAGGACGAAATCCCGGACGGAGGCGCTCCGCTTCACCCCCTCATCCTGCCCACGACGCACCACCGGCCAACCGAATTGCGAGGACGTCGCTCGGCGCTTAGGTTGCGGCCGGGATGACGAGGCTGGCGCCAGTCGGATCGCGAAAACGTGGCCGCGCTTGCGGTCGGGCCAAGACCGCAGCATGAGCTCGGAGCCAGGGCCTCGAGTGGTCAGACCCGGCGAGGGGTCGCGGATCGGCAACGTCGAGTTCCTCGCTCGCAGCGCCGACACGCCCCGCTTCAACCTCGCGATCATCGAGATCGCCGCCGGGCGCGAGCTCGAACAGCACGTGCACGACCGCGAGGACGACTCGTTCTACATCCTCGAGGGCGAGCTGGTCTTCGGCTTCGGCGACGAGGAGGTCGTGGCAGGCCCGGGGACCTTCGTACTCGTCCCGCCCGGCGTGTCGCACGGATTCCGAAACGACGGCGACACCCCCGTCCGGATGCTCAACGTCCACGCCCCCGCCGGCTTCGACGAACGGATCGGGCTCGACTGACCGGACCGGTCCGCGACTGAAGCTCGGGCGGGCGCGGGTCGATACGGGACGCGGATGGTTCTCCGCTACCGCACGGAACTCGTGTTGCTCGGCGTCGTCGCCGGGTCGGCGATCGCCTGGCTATCACCGGACGACCGGCTCGAGATCTTCCTCGGCATCTGCCTGTTCGCGCTACTCGTCTGGGTCACCCCGTCACGGCGTGACCTAGAGCCGCGACGGTCCGAGGGCGGCTGGTACAGCACCTATTTCCAGTCCCGCCTCACCCCGACCTGGGTCCGGGCCCTCGTCATCGGCCTCGAAGTCGCACTCGTCCTCGCCCTCATCACCCTCTGGGCCATCCTCGTCCTCTGACCAGAGGCCGGAGCACGTCAGCCGAACGGGGCCGAAAAGCAAGTCAGGCGGGGGAAGCAGGCGAGGACGTGTGCTCCGCACACGACGAGCCGATGACCCCGGCCGGCGCCGCTTTGCAGGCCCCGCCGCCCGCGGACGACTAATCCAAAGAGATCATCACGTGCTTGACGACGGTGTAGTCCTCGAGCGAGT from the Thermoleophilia bacterium SCSIO 60948 genome contains:
- a CDS encoding VOC family protein, with product MNVSISGVHVIVDDPDAAVGFYRDVIGMSVKNEVENGGFRWVTLATEEQPEIQVVLSEPHAGRSQQDGDAIAALLAKGELGSLMLRSTDLDATFERIAAAENAEVLQEPADQFWGVRDCAVRDPAGNVVRIEQA
- a CDS encoding helix-turn-helix transcriptional regulator, which encodes MARRADLEELRLLRRARDRMDREYAEPLDVAALARTALMSTAHFSRRFREAYSETPYSYLMTRRVERAKALLRERELSVTEVCFEVGCTSLGSFSARFTELVGETPSAYRARDHDEVRGLLACQTMAVMRPRKRQAPIERSSSSREAPAAPPA
- a CDS encoding excinuclease ABC subunit UvrA → MKADSHDLIRVHGARVNNLKDVSVELPKRRLTAFTGVSGSGKSSLVFGTIAAESQRLINETYSAFLQGFMPTQARPDVDVLDGLTTAIIVSQERMGSDPRSTVGTATDANAMLRILFSRLGKPHIGPPAAYSFNVASVSGKGGISVGGGEMKAVSYTRTGGMCPHCEGRGTVSDFNLAAIYDEEKSLNEGAITIPGYSMEGWYGRIFRQSGFFDPDKPIKKYTKKELADLLHKEPTKIKVEGINLTYSGLIPSIRKSFLSKDREAMQPHIGAFVDRAIVFTTCPECDGTRLSEAARSSKIRQKSIADVCAMEITELAEWVSKVENKAVAPLVTSLQELLDSFVAIGLGYLSLDRPAGTLSGGEAQRTKMIRHLGSSLTDITYVFDEPTIGLHPHDIARMNELLVQLRDKGNTVLVVEHKPEAIEIADHVVDIGPGAGSDGGEIVFEGSVAQLRKAKTPTGQHLDDRAQLKDEVREPDGALEIRGADTHNLRNVDVGIPLGVLVVMTGVAGSGKSSLIDGSVAGLEDVVTVDQTGIRGSRRSNPATYTKLLDPIRKAFAKANDVKPGLFSANSDGACPNCNGAGVVYADLGMMQGAAATCEECDGKRFQAEVLEYRFGGKDISEVLAMSVAEAETFFGDGDGAIPAAHKILVRLRDVGLGYLRIGQPLTTLSGGERQRLKLAVQMSEKGKVLVLDEPTTGLHLADVEQLLGLLDQLVDDGRSVIVIEHHQAVMAHADWIIDLGPGAGQDGGRIVFEGTPRELVEKRSTLTGEHLAEYVGA
- a CDS encoding aspartate aminotransferase family protein produces the protein MTETTDVGRSEPSLEDLSSPAEVPEEYRRLQRKAREHMILHFSDMASYGDGHEIPLIVEGEGYRVTDASGRSFIDGLSGLYCLNLGHSHGAEIGEAAAEQMARLPYTSNWTVAHPPAVELATALAERAPSHLNRVFFTSGGSEAVESAWKIARQWHEAQGQPQRRKAIARRDAYHGVTMGALSFTGIPSCRTAFEPLAVPVHHVSSTNAYRHPAGGEGDEAFTRALLDEVEDAIEFEGPETVAMIIAEPVQNAGGCLVPPPGYWQGLRQICDRHGILLCSDEVICAFGRIGEWFGAQRLGYEPDLITFAKGVTGAHFAMGGLMVSDKVAAPFLDGRSSYLHGITFGGHPVGSAVALKSIEIFEREGVFENVRSNEAKAKQALEGLLDIPIVGDVRGMGHFWALEIVRDSETKEPFEGEVAEWLLKDVLSEKLFEQGMICRLDDRADPIVQIAPPLTAGPEIFDEMAGILRVGLEHAAERAGERT
- a CDS encoding glutathione S-transferase domain-containing protein, with product MKLYVCWNAKPGLPIGGGMHPCGKAYKALADNGYDPEVVKVKGSRMLPGKIGETSGRREIEELTGRQTVPVLVTDNGAVIAESSEIVAWAQANPA
- a CDS encoding NAD(P)/FAD-dependent oxidoreductase; the encoded protein is MEPTSAPTTPASSTPSPNGRAPAAGGRGEYDAIVVGGGHNGLTTGAYLARAGLRTLILERRHILGGACVTEEVWPGARVSRASYVVSMLQPKVVSDLRLRDFGYEAYPLDPAYVALTENGPIFFHDDTDKTVESIRKHSPRDAEAYPEFEEVLGRAARFVRPMMLKAMPALGSRRPADVAGLLREAGRAGGMAMREVHELVRVFTQSVGDMLDDRFELDGLKGSVASTGVVGVWAGPRTPGTAYNLLHHALGEMNGVEGAWGQVIGGMGAISMAIARAAESHGAEIRTDAEVASIDVVGGEVKGVTLADGTEFRAPIVASGAHPKTTILDLAGAENFPEDVVTDMRRYKTRGGSVKVNLVLSEPPRYEGVSEEDAKLMLTAGVNLCPSIDYLERAWQDATRGIPAREPYVEAELPSAIDSSLTDDGRWIMTMFTQYGPPDEAAWEGDARERYGDACVEHLARYAPNVPGAILEREVLAPPDLERIFGLVDGSIFQGEQGLDQMAFMRPSPLLSQYSTPVSGLYLAGAGTHPGGGVTAASGHNAAQRILKDRQGLRGRLRRRMRASA
- a CDS encoding MFS transporter; this encodes MLRSWPDRKRGHVFAIRLAPASSSRPQPKRRATSSQFGWPVVRRGQDEGVKRSASVRDFVLVAFAFLVAMAGTTLPTPLYPLYEAEFGFSGLTVTVIFATYGVGVIAGLVLFGNLSDRIGRKPVLLAGLAFGALSAVCFLLAEGLAPILAGRFLSGLSAGLFTGTATAALLDLAPNGDQGRASLVATVVNMGGLGLGPPLAGIVSELLPDPLRLVFLIHIVLLAVSALGVWSVREPGEAGGRFSIRPQALEVPAGVRATFVRAATASFAGFAVLGLFTAISPAFLGQVLGVSNGAAIGGVVLLAFSGSIAGQLTRRAIPDAFALAGGCIVLIAGVAVLSTALLAEILALVVLAALVCGFGQGLGFAASLGMVASAAPEEQRAAVTSSLFVVAYVALSIPVVGIGVLAQATDLVEAGTVFCGFVALLSGAAAASLVFGRSRGSAAPANR
- a CDS encoding cupin domain-containing protein, with the protein product MVRPGEGSRIGNVEFLARSADTPRFNLAIIEIAAGRELEQHVHDREDDSFYILEGELVFGFGDEEVVAGPGTFVLVPPGVSHGFRNDGDTPVRMLNVHAPAGFDERIGLD